The Janthinobacterium lividum genome has a window encoding:
- a CDS encoding DUF2280 domain-containing protein encodes MAALKDEVKLYVVTALACFDSPTQVSIAVKEEFGLDVSRQQVSCYDPNTYVGRNLSQKWRTIFEETRTKFRATAEEIPIASKAFRLRGLGRLAQKAENMRNLPLVASLYEQAAKEVGDVYVNRKVDPDKSLDEEIKRLEIEKRKAELKIIEKGGGNSNAQLLADLIAKLPS; translated from the coding sequence ATGGCCGCACTCAAGGACGAGGTGAAGCTGTACGTCGTCACCGCGCTGGCCTGTTTCGACTCGCCCACGCAGGTTTCGATAGCGGTAAAAGAGGAATTTGGCCTCGATGTGAGCCGTCAGCAGGTGTCCTGCTACGACCCAAACACGTACGTCGGCCGTAACTTGAGCCAGAAATGGCGGACAATCTTCGAAGAGACCCGGACCAAGTTCCGCGCCACGGCCGAGGAAATCCCGATTGCCAGCAAGGCATTCCGCTTGCGTGGCCTGGGTCGCCTGGCACAGAAGGCTGAGAACATGCGCAACTTGCCGCTGGTGGCCAGCCTCTATGAGCAGGCCGCCAAGGAAGTGGGCGACGTCTACGTCAACCGCAAGGTCGACCCGGACAAGTCGCTGGACGAAGAAATCAAGCGCCTGGAGATCGAGAAGCGCAAGGCTGAGCTCAAGATCATCGAGAAGGGCGGTGGCAACTCGAACGCCCAACTGCTGGCCGACCTGATTGCGAAACTTCCATCATGA
- a CDS encoding phosphoadenosine phosphosulfate reductase family protein, with protein sequence MSQSELFAAGIAQLPEQIIDLIARGATFVINHSGGKDSQAMYLMLRDLVPSAQRLIVHADLGEAEWPGAVDHITATTDGEPLHVCRSRRSLLQMIEERGMFPSPKQRQCTSDLKRGPIERTVRQLGIKLIVNCMGMRAQESSGRAKLTPFKFSKRNSKAGREWYDWLPVHDLSTAEVFARIAAAGQLPHWVYAAGMSRFSCCFCIMSNKADLTTAARLNPDLYRRYVELERSTGQVMMMPSKAKGRLTLEQITGLTLDANMPEIASAT encoded by the coding sequence ATGAGCCAGTCCGAATTATTCGCGGCTGGCATTGCGCAGCTGCCCGAGCAAATCATTGACCTGATCGCGCGTGGCGCCACCTTCGTCATCAATCACAGTGGCGGCAAGGACAGCCAGGCCATGTACCTAATGCTGCGCGACTTGGTGCCGTCTGCGCAGCGCCTCATCGTACACGCCGACCTGGGCGAGGCCGAGTGGCCTGGTGCGGTTGACCACATCACCGCGACTACCGATGGCGAACCGCTGCACGTCTGCCGCTCGCGGCGCAGCCTGTTGCAGATGATTGAGGAGCGCGGAATGTTTCCTTCGCCGAAACAGCGCCAGTGCACGAGCGACCTGAAGCGCGGCCCGATTGAGCGCACCGTCCGCCAGCTGGGTATCAAGCTGATCGTCAATTGCATGGGCATGCGCGCGCAAGAGTCCTCTGGCCGAGCCAAGCTCACACCATTCAAATTCAGCAAGCGAAACAGCAAGGCTGGCCGTGAGTGGTACGACTGGCTGCCAGTGCACGACCTCAGCACGGCGGAGGTGTTCGCGCGCATCGCCGCAGCCGGCCAGTTACCGCACTGGGTCTACGCTGCCGGTATGTCGCGGTTTTCATGCTGTTTTTGCATTATGAGTAACAAGGCTGATTTGACGACCGCCGCACGCCTGAATCCCGACCTTTACCGTCGGTACGTCGAACTGGAACGCAGCACTGGCCAGGTCATGATGATGCCGAGCAAGGCAAAGGGCCGGCTGACGTTGGAGCAGATCACAGGATTGACACTCGATGCGAATATGCCTGAGATTGCGAGCGCGACATGA
- a CDS encoding DUF1064 domain-containing protein — protein MNKTEAAYAQTLEQRKAAGEVAWFKFEGLKFRLADNTFYTPDFAVLLVGGALEAHEVKGHWQEDARAKIKIAADMYPLRFVAVQALPKKSGGGWKVEEF, from the coding sequence ATGAACAAGACCGAGGCGGCATATGCGCAAACGCTGGAGCAGCGCAAGGCCGCCGGCGAGGTGGCTTGGTTCAAGTTCGAAGGCCTCAAATTCCGCTTGGCTGATAACACTTTTTACACACCGGATTTTGCCGTTTTGCTGGTCGGCGGCGCGCTGGAGGCGCACGAAGTGAAAGGGCACTGGCAAGAGGATGCGCGCGCGAAGATCAAGATCGCGGCCGACATGTACCCGCTGCGATTCGTCGCCGTCCAGGCGCTGCCAAAGAAATCAGGCGGCGGCTGGAAAGTGGAGGAATTCTAA
- a CDS encoding DNA methyltransferase, whose protein sequence is MSAFSPQEQKHLKEAAYSEFLRAKIKLAQRKGFDVPLAGIHPGLKPHTRDIVRWALAGGQRAIFASFGLHKTSTNLEVMRQIGIHRPGLRLIVLPLGVRQEFIREAAKRFTGEYEVKVRFIRTDGEIDGEDIVYLTNYESVREGKIDVRKFRAVGLDEASVLRSYGSKTYQEFLPLFEQVEFKFVYTATPSPNRFKELIHYAGFLGVMDTGQALTRFFQRDSEKAGNLTLYPHKEQEFWLWVASWAVFIQRPSDLGHSDDGYDLPALDVRFHEVPSNYDTAGAEKNGQGLLIPNVAMGLSAAAGEKRDSMAARVAKVAEIMAEDPDDHFLIWHDLEDERHAIQTAVPGVVSVWGTQDLDQREQRIADFSDGKIKDLSTKPIIAGSGCNFQVHCHREIFAGIGFKFNDFIQAIHRVQRFQQQHAVRIDIIHTEVERKVLADLMEKWRRHDEMQAKMGQIIRAYGLDQLSMQDSLARTIGVERAVVAGERFSVANNDCVLEAMQQPDNSVGMIITSVPFANHYEYTPSYNDFGHTQDNDHFWAQMDFLTPELLRILQPGRIYACHVKDRINFGNVTGAGIPTVSPFHAEALFHGIKHGFDYMGMITVVTDVVRENNQTYRLGYSEVCKDGTKMGVGSPEYILLFHKPQTDRSRGYADTPVTKAKPMCLDDAGGRIPFDRKAAPIPGTGYSVARWQVDAHAFWRSSGDRLLGAAELASFGPGKLAKLFTSMSLDNVYNYEYHVEVGEALLANKALPADYLSLAPGSTDPAVWHDIVRMRTLNGEQSARAVEKHVCLARGSLVLTRGRGHVPIQDVRLDDQVLTHKGRWKSVLMVACTGVRPVVDLRAQGVAALTLTPDHKLWTRKSNWVRSRDGAARAQPEWVRADETVGGYVNLQLPPTEESNLSTQECWLLGRWLADGHVGTRGDFHVSIGPEKLDEFERLAGFHVGTSRTGTAVQIRLKAMSAGLTAALGRCGQGAGDKQVPADLLALPEPQARALLEGYLSGDGHFRPERGRWMASSISRPLLLGMAMLAQRVHGAVATLIAGRAPGTAIIEGREVQTRQDWAMAFDVAGDRRKSQFLLDDGAWKKVRSADAAGEVETWCIKVEDDESFTAEGCVVKNCPFQIDIVDRLIGRYSNPGEVIYDPFCGLGTVPVRAMKLGRHGAGSELNPAYFTDQVHYCQAMEREVSMPTLFDMELMDEENAK, encoded by the coding sequence ATGAGCGCCTTTAGCCCGCAAGAGCAAAAACACCTGAAAGAAGCTGCGTACAGCGAATTCCTGCGCGCCAAGATCAAGCTGGCGCAGCGCAAGGGCTTCGACGTGCCGTTGGCCGGTATCCACCCCGGCCTCAAGCCGCACACCCGCGACATCGTGCGCTGGGCCCTGGCCGGTGGTCAGCGCGCCATCTTCGCCTCGTTCGGCTTGCACAAGACCAGCACCAACCTGGAGGTGATGCGCCAGATCGGTATCCACCGCCCAGGCCTGCGCCTGATCGTGCTGCCGCTGGGTGTACGCCAGGAGTTCATCCGCGAAGCGGCAAAGCGCTTCACGGGCGAATACGAGGTCAAGGTGCGCTTCATCCGCACCGACGGCGAGATCGACGGCGAGGATATTGTCTACCTGACAAACTACGAATCGGTGCGCGAGGGCAAGATCGACGTGCGCAAGTTCCGCGCTGTCGGCCTGGACGAGGCCAGCGTGCTGCGCAGCTACGGCAGCAAGACGTATCAAGAATTCCTGCCGCTGTTCGAGCAAGTCGAATTCAAATTCGTTTATACGGCCACGCCATCGCCGAACCGCTTCAAGGAACTGATCCACTATGCCGGCTTTCTGGGCGTGATGGACACCGGCCAAGCCCTGACGCGCTTCTTCCAGCGCGACAGCGAGAAGGCAGGCAACCTGACGCTGTACCCGCACAAGGAACAGGAATTTTGGCTGTGGGTGGCCAGCTGGGCCGTCTTCATCCAGCGCCCGAGCGACCTGGGCCATTCGGACGACGGCTACGACCTGCCGGCGCTTGACGTGCGCTTTCACGAGGTGCCGAGCAACTACGACACGGCCGGCGCCGAAAAGAACGGCCAGGGCCTGCTGATCCCCAACGTGGCGATGGGTTTGTCGGCCGCCGCTGGCGAGAAGCGCGACAGCATGGCCGCGCGCGTCGCCAAGGTGGCCGAGATCATGGCCGAGGATCCTGATGATCATTTCCTGATCTGGCACGACCTGGAGGACGAGCGCCACGCTATCCAGACGGCCGTGCCGGGCGTGGTCAGCGTGTGGGGCACGCAGGACCTGGACCAGCGCGAGCAGCGCATTGCCGATTTCAGCGATGGGAAGATCAAGGATCTGTCGACCAAGCCGATCATCGCCGGCAGCGGCTGCAACTTCCAGGTGCACTGCCACCGCGAGATTTTCGCGGGCATCGGCTTCAAGTTCAATGATTTCATCCAGGCCATCCACCGCGTCCAGCGCTTCCAGCAGCAGCACGCCGTACGCATCGACATCATCCATACGGAGGTCGAGCGAAAAGTGCTAGCCGACCTGATGGAGAAATGGCGCCGCCACGACGAAATGCAGGCCAAGATGGGCCAGATCATCCGCGCCTACGGCCTGGACCAGCTGTCCATGCAGGACTCGCTGGCGCGCACCATCGGCGTCGAGCGCGCCGTGGTGGCCGGCGAGCGCTTCTCGGTGGCCAATAACGACTGCGTGCTCGAAGCCATGCAGCAGCCGGATAACTCGGTGGGCATGATCATCACCAGCGTCCCGTTCGCCAACCATTATGAATACACGCCGAGCTACAACGATTTCGGCCACACCCAGGACAACGATCACTTCTGGGCGCAGATGGATTTCCTGACGCCCGAGCTGCTGCGTATCCTGCAGCCGGGGCGCATCTACGCCTGCCACGTCAAGGACCGTATCAACTTCGGCAACGTGACCGGCGCCGGCATCCCGACGGTCAGTCCGTTCCACGCTGAGGCGCTGTTCCACGGCATCAAGCACGGCTTCGACTACATGGGCATGATTACCGTCGTGACCGATGTGGTGCGTGAAAACAACCAGACCTACCGCCTGGGTTATTCCGAGGTGTGCAAGGACGGCACAAAGATGGGCGTCGGCTCGCCGGAGTACATCCTGCTGTTCCACAAGCCGCAGACGGACCGCTCGCGCGGCTACGCCGACACGCCGGTCACGAAGGCCAAACCGATGTGTTTGGACGATGCTGGCGGCCGGATCCCGTTTGACCGCAAGGCCGCGCCGATTCCTGGTACCGGCTACAGCGTGGCGCGCTGGCAGGTCGACGCGCATGCCTTCTGGCGCTCGAGCGGCGACCGGCTGCTGGGCGCGGCCGAGCTGGCCAGCTTCGGCCCGGGCAAGCTGGCGAAGCTGTTTACGAGCATGTCGCTGGACAACGTCTATAACTACGAATACCACGTCGAGGTGGGCGAGGCGCTGCTGGCCAACAAGGCGTTGCCGGCCGATTACCTCAGCCTGGCGCCGGGCAGCACCGATCCAGCCGTCTGGCATGACATCGTGCGCATGCGCACCCTGAACGGAGAGCAGTCGGCGCGCGCTGTCGAAAAGCACGTTTGTCTGGCGCGCGGCAGCCTGGTGCTTACACGCGGCAGGGGTCATGTTCCGATTCAGGATGTGCGTCTGGACGATCAGGTGCTCACGCATAAGGGGCGGTGGAAGTCAGTTCTGATGGTGGCGTGCACCGGCGTCCGTCCTGTGGTCGACCTGCGCGCGCAAGGCGTAGCGGCGCTGACCTTGACTCCCGACCATAAGCTCTGGACACGCAAATCAAATTGGGTACGGTCTCGCGACGGCGCAGCACGCGCGCAGCCGGAATGGGTCCGTGCAGACGAAACCGTCGGCGGCTACGTGAATTTGCAACTACCACCAACGGAAGAAAGCAACCTCTCGACGCAAGAGTGCTGGTTGCTCGGTCGCTGGCTTGCTGATGGTCACGTCGGGACGCGGGGCGACTTCCATGTGAGCATCGGGCCTGAAAAGTTGGACGAATTCGAGCGCTTGGCAGGTTTCCATGTAGGCACCAGCAGAACCGGGACGGCCGTGCAAATTCGTTTGAAGGCTATGAGCGCAGGCCTGACGGCTGCGCTGGGGCGTTGCGGGCAGGGCGCCGGTGACAAACAGGTTCCTGCTGACCTGCTCGCGCTGCCGGAGCCGCAGGCGCGAGCCTTGCTGGAAGGGTACCTGTCCGGCGATGGCCACTTCCGGCCGGAGCGCGGCCGCTGGATGGCAAGTAGCATTTCCCGTCCGCTGCTGCTGGGTATGGCCATGCTGGCCCAGCGGGTGCACGGCGCTGTCGCCACCCTGATTGCCGGCCGCGCGCCCGGAACCGCAATCATCGAGGGGCGCGAGGTCCAGACGCGCCAGGACTGGGCGATGGCATTCGATGTCGCAGGAGATCGGCGCAAGTCTCAATTCCTGCTCGATGATGGCGCGTGGAAGAAGGTTCGCAGCGCGGACGCTGCAGGCGAGGTTGAGACCTGGTGCATCAAGGTCGAGGACGATGAGAGCTTCACGGCCGAGGGTTGCGTCGTCAAAAACTGCCCGTTCCAGATCGATATCGTGGACCGCCTGATCGGCCGCTATAGCAACCCCGGCGAAGTGATCTATGACCCGTTCTGCGGCCTGGGTACCGTGCCCGTGCGCGCCATGAAGCTGGGCCGTCACGGCGCCGGCAGCGAATTGAACCCGGCATATTTCACCGACCAAGTGCACTACTGCCAGGCGATGGAGCGCGAAGTCAGCATGCCCACGCTGTTCGATATGGAGCTGATGGACGAGGAGAATGCAAAGTGA
- a CDS encoding DUF4055 domain-containing protein yields MTDVRTQSAEAAKLNEDCALVAALLGGTKAMRAAGKKYLPQWPGEDSESYDLRLAVATLFPAYARTIDVLSAKPFSKPVTLGEDVPERLKPWLQNVDLAGRDLHSFLSEITQEAMGYGFSGILVDFPKAGNLVTKADEEAAGVRPYFVQVHVQNILGWLPKNATSLEGLTQLRLLESVSEPDGDFDTKEIEQVRVIGRGTWQTWRQRETAGKKDWVLHEEGVTTLKRIAFVPVYGKRLGYMQATPPLLELAHSNVEHWQSKSDQQNILHVARVPILFAKMLGEGGITVGAGSAVKSESPEGDLKFVEHGGKAIEAGRLSILDLEDRMRQAGAELLVIKPGNVTESQTLADNEQGACALQKIAGNVEDAGDQALQFMAEWVGEAEGGHITIFKDFGAASLAAASAELLFKGASSGLLSAESYFNELKRRGILSPDLDWESERAKIKTAKDGRGS; encoded by the coding sequence ATGACCGATGTACGCACACAATCAGCCGAAGCCGCGAAGCTGAACGAGGATTGCGCCCTGGTTGCCGCGCTGCTGGGTGGCACCAAGGCCATGCGGGCGGCTGGCAAGAAATATTTGCCGCAGTGGCCGGGCGAGGACAGCGAGAGCTACGATCTGCGTCTGGCCGTGGCCACGCTGTTCCCAGCCTATGCCCGCACCATCGATGTGCTCTCGGCCAAGCCGTTCAGCAAGCCGGTGACACTGGGCGAGGACGTGCCAGAACGCCTGAAACCTTGGCTGCAAAACGTCGACCTGGCCGGACGTGACCTCCACAGCTTCCTGTCGGAGATCACCCAGGAGGCGATGGGCTACGGCTTCTCGGGCATCCTGGTTGACTTCCCAAAGGCGGGCAACTTGGTGACCAAGGCCGACGAGGAGGCCGCTGGCGTGCGCCCGTACTTCGTTCAGGTACACGTGCAAAACATCTTGGGATGGCTGCCGAAGAATGCCACCAGCCTGGAAGGCTTGACCCAGCTGCGTTTGCTGGAAAGCGTGTCCGAGCCGGATGGCGACTTCGATACCAAGGAAATCGAGCAGGTGCGCGTCATCGGGCGCGGCACCTGGCAGACCTGGCGCCAGCGCGAAACGGCTGGCAAAAAAGATTGGGTGCTGCATGAGGAGGGCGTCACCACACTGAAGCGCATCGCGTTCGTGCCTGTCTACGGCAAGCGCCTGGGCTACATGCAGGCCACGCCGCCGCTGCTCGAGCTGGCGCATAGCAACGTCGAGCACTGGCAGAGCAAGAGCGACCAGCAGAACATTCTGCACGTAGCGCGCGTGCCGATCTTGTTTGCCAAGATGCTGGGCGAGGGCGGTATTACCGTCGGCGCCGGCAGTGCGGTCAAGTCAGAATCGCCCGAAGGCGACCTGAAATTTGTGGAGCACGGCGGCAAGGCCATCGAGGCCGGCCGTCTGTCCATCCTCGACCTGGAAGACCGCATGCGCCAGGCTGGCGCGGAACTGCTGGTGATCAAGCCTGGGAACGTGACCGAATCGCAGACCTTGGCCGACAACGAGCAGGGCGCATGCGCGCTACAGAAGATCGCGGGCAATGTCGAGGATGCTGGCGACCAGGCGCTTCAGTTCATGGCTGAGTGGGTGGGCGAAGCCGAAGGCGGCCACATCACCATCTTCAAAGACTTCGGCGCAGCGTCGCTAGCTGCCGCCAGTGCAGAGCTGCTGTTCAAAGGTGCATCGAGCGGCCTGCTGTCGGCCGAGAGCTACTTTAATGAACTCAAGCGTCGCGGCATCCTGTCGCCAGATCTAGATTGGGAATCGGAACGAGCGAAGATCAAAACAGCCAAAGATGGACGTGGGAGTTAA
- a CDS encoding terminase family protein, with protein MSTGNLLFERQLARWYPLKDHPVQLALIAAVQQGIRFPLVPAGRRSGKTERFKRFLVKQSSAYTGMYFAAAPTHAQAKKIFWDDLKAFTLSCMHSRRPSESDLIIYLDNGSEIHVIGLDKPQRIEGIPWSGGGIDEFADIKPDAWEANILPALNTVNPTMPDYRAWCWLLGVPDGLNHYYDLCMQAESGEDSNFRVFHWKSAEILPPDVIAAMKRAMSDRQFKQEFEASFETASGKIYEDYSKANYTNARIEPHEQLLWMHDQNFTPLSSAIGVRRTREQTPQERAIGAKVIHDLYLLDEIVLTSAVSKQSAAEFVDKFKDHKNKHVLIYGDPAGRAGEKHGHASDYTDIEGVLKVNGWSYTRKVKPAAPAIKDRQNAVRAKICAADGLRTLLVNPATAEWCNKGLATVQLQKGSTFQEDQTNKYQHITTAIGYCIDVEWPSIKTAATVSPLRM; from the coding sequence ATGAGCACTGGCAATCTGTTGTTCGAACGCCAGCTGGCGCGCTGGTATCCGCTCAAGGATCACCCGGTGCAGCTCGCGCTGATCGCCGCCGTGCAGCAGGGCATCCGATTTCCCTTGGTCCCGGCCGGGCGCCGCAGCGGCAAGACCGAGCGCTTCAAGCGCTTTCTGGTGAAGCAGTCCAGCGCCTACACTGGCATGTACTTCGCCGCGGCGCCGACGCACGCCCAGGCCAAGAAAATCTTCTGGGACGACCTGAAGGCCTTCACGCTGTCATGCATGCATAGCCGCCGGCCATCCGAATCGGACTTGATCATCTATCTGGACAACGGTAGCGAGATTCACGTCATCGGCCTGGACAAGCCGCAGCGCATCGAGGGCATTCCATGGAGCGGCGGCGGCATCGACGAATTCGCAGATATCAAGCCGGATGCCTGGGAGGCGAATATCCTGCCGGCGCTGAACACGGTCAACCCGACCATGCCCGATTACCGCGCATGGTGCTGGCTGCTCGGCGTGCCTGACGGCCTGAATCATTACTACGACCTGTGCATGCAGGCGGAGAGCGGCGAAGACTCGAATTTCAGGGTCTTCCATTGGAAGTCGGCCGAGATTCTGCCGCCGGATGTCATCGCTGCCATGAAGCGCGCGATGTCGGACAGGCAGTTCAAGCAAGAATTTGAAGCCTCGTTTGAAACGGCATCCGGCAAAATTTACGAGGATTACAGCAAGGCTAACTACACGAATGCCAGGATTGAGCCACACGAGCAGCTGCTGTGGATGCACGATCAGAACTTCACGCCACTGTCGTCGGCGATCGGCGTGCGCCGCACCCGCGAGCAAACGCCGCAGGAGCGTGCCATCGGCGCCAAGGTCATTCATGACCTCTACCTGCTCGACGAGATCGTCCTCACCAGCGCGGTATCGAAGCAGTCTGCCGCCGAGTTCGTGGACAAGTTCAAGGATCACAAAAACAAGCATGTGCTGATCTATGGCGACCCGGCTGGGCGCGCCGGCGAGAAGCACGGCCATGCATCTGACTACACGGACATCGAGGGCGTGCTCAAGGTGAATGGGTGGAGCTACACGCGCAAGGTCAAACCTGCCGCGCCGGCGATCAAGGACCGCCAGAACGCGGTGCGGGCCAAGATTTGCGCAGCCGACGGCCTGCGTACGTTGCTTGTCAACCCGGCCACCGCTGAGTGGTGCAACAAGGGGCTGGCCACTGTGCAGTTGCAAAAAGGATCGACCTTCCAGGAGGACCAGACCAATAAGTATCAGCACATCACCACGGCGATTGGGTACTGCATCGACGTGGAGTGGCCTTCGATCAAGACCGCGGCGACCGTATCACCGCTGCGCATGTAG
- a CDS encoding DUF6651 domain-containing protein, giving the protein MPFKYNADGTIAIDGEKKLPIFIHPNGTEAPFDADTTLGTITRLNGEAKTHREGKEAAEAKLKSFEGIEDGVAALAALNTVKSLSSGELKTAAQVKEIQDAAAKTAQEQVAAQAKASATQLQELTAQLDKRTNELNTHMIGGGFASSKLLTDDKHPSRLAIPTEMAKAYFGSHFKVEDGKMVPYDAAGNKIFSPTRPGEVADFDEGLAQLVQACPFKDQILKGSGASGGGAQGGNGGGAGAKQISRAQFEAMGVQDRAAAMKSGVTVAG; this is encoded by the coding sequence ATGCCATTTAAATACAACGCAGACGGAACCATTGCGATCGACGGCGAAAAGAAGCTGCCGATCTTCATTCATCCCAACGGGACCGAAGCGCCATTCGACGCGGATACCACGCTTGGCACGATCACCCGCCTGAACGGCGAGGCCAAGACGCACCGCGAGGGCAAGGAGGCCGCAGAGGCCAAGCTGAAGAGCTTTGAAGGCATCGAAGACGGCGTGGCTGCACTGGCTGCCCTGAATACGGTGAAGAGCCTCAGCTCCGGCGAACTGAAGACGGCTGCCCAGGTCAAGGAAATCCAAGATGCGGCAGCCAAGACCGCGCAAGAGCAGGTTGCCGCGCAGGCCAAGGCAAGCGCCACGCAACTGCAGGAATTGACTGCGCAGCTGGATAAACGCACCAACGAATTGAACACCCACATGATCGGCGGCGGCTTCGCCAGCTCAAAGCTGCTGACCGACGACAAGCACCCAAGCCGCCTTGCGATCCCAACCGAGATGGCAAAAGCATATTTCGGCAGTCACTTTAAGGTCGAAGACGGCAAGATGGTGCCGTACGACGCCGCCGGCAACAAGATTTTCTCGCCGACCCGCCCGGGTGAGGTCGCTGATTTCGATGAAGGTTTGGCGCAGTTGGTACAAGCCTGCCCGTTTAAAGACCAAATCCTGAAGGGATCCGGCGCATCCGGCGGCGGCGCCCAAGGCGGAAATGGCGGCGGCGCAGGCGCCAAGCAAATTTCCCGCGCTCAATTTGAGGCGATGGGCGTCCAGGATCGCGCCGCAGCAATGAAAAGTGGCGTAACTGTCGCCGGTTAA
- a CDS encoding nuclease domain-containing protein, translated as MRPGLPLARTPFKRTSPMPSTGMLSVQSHQRTAPKRKAGLKPKGPRSTPIRRAARGQDCTLRLAVCNFDPDTTVLCHSNFLVDGKGMGLKAPDTAAAFGCSACHDVLDGRRPRPADLSLAALEGAFRSAVGRTHEILRSMGLLDAAPVAIQPTLEYP; from the coding sequence ATGAGGCCCGGTCTGCCCTTGGCGCGCACGCCATTCAAGCGCACCTCGCCCATGCCCAGCACCGGCATGCTCTCCGTGCAGTCGCACCAGCGCACGGCGCCTAAGCGTAAGGCCGGCTTGAAACCGAAAGGCCCACGCTCAACGCCGATCCGGCGCGCCGCGCGCGGCCAGGACTGCACGCTGCGCCTGGCCGTCTGCAACTTCGACCCTGACACCACCGTGCTCTGCCACAGCAATTTCCTGGTGGACGGCAAGGGCATGGGCCTGAAGGCGCCGGACACCGCCGCCGCGTTCGGTTGCAGCGCCTGCCACGACGTGCTCGACGGCCGGCGCCCGCGCCCGGCTGATCTGTCACTTGCCGCGCTGGAAGGTGCATTCCGCTCGGCCGTTGGCCGCACACACGAAATCTTACGGTCGATGGGTCTGCTCGATGCAGCGCCTGTCGCCATTCAACCTACATTGGAATACCCATGA
- a CDS encoding putative metallopeptidase encodes MPPESFLDPLNNRFAPAPEILTWLRAEILAEGGALYNEDHAHLEYADVQFLWAPGTFQKQGRTVLGQCEEVTFRCGPWQKGRQQQQMADWFGAVPDFLITLDASYCLTCSDAEFCALVEHELYHIAQEMDDFGAPAFNKYGLPKLCMRAHDVEEFVGVVRRYGASKDVQRMIDAAKTAPEVAKINIARACGTCLLKAA; translated from the coding sequence ATGCCACCAGAAAGCTTCCTTGATCCACTGAACAACCGCTTCGCTCCCGCGCCTGAAATCCTGACCTGGCTCCGTGCTGAGATCCTTGCCGAAGGCGGCGCGCTCTACAACGAAGACCATGCCCACCTGGAATATGCCGACGTCCAGTTCCTCTGGGCGCCTGGCACTTTCCAGAAGCAAGGCCGCACCGTGCTGGGCCAGTGCGAAGAAGTCACGTTCCGTTGTGGGCCGTGGCAGAAAGGCCGTCAGCAACAGCAGATGGCCGACTGGTTCGGCGCGGTGCCGGACTTCCTCATCACCTTGGACGCCAGCTACTGCCTGACCTGCAGCGACGCCGAATTCTGCGCGCTGGTCGAACACGAGCTTTATCACATCGCCCAGGAGATGGATGACTTCGGCGCGCCGGCTTTCAACAAGTACGGGCTGCCGAAGCTGTGCATGCGCGCGCATGACGTCGAAGAGTTCGTCGGCGTGGTCCGCCGCTACGGTGCCAGCAAAGACGTGCAGCGCATGATCGACGCAGCAAAGACAGCGCCAGAAGTGGCGAAAATCAATATAGCGAGGGCGTGCGGAACGTGTCTGCTAAAGGCTGCGTAG